The Streptomyces sp. cg36 genomic interval CTGGCTGGAGGGCCCCAACCAGTGGCCCGACGCGCTCCCCGAGCTGCGCACCGCGGTGCTCGACTGGCAGGACCGGCTGGCGGCGGTCGCCCACCGGCTGCTCCAGGAGCTGCTCGCCTCGATCGGCGCGCCCGCCGACTTCTTCGACGCGGCCTTCGCCGACCGCCCCCACCTGCACACCAAGCTGATCCGGTACCCCGGCAGCGCGCCGGAGGGCGACGGCCAGGGTGTCGGCGCCCACAAGGACTACGGCTTCCTCACGCTGCTGCTCCAGGACTCCGTCGGCGGCCTCCAGGTGCGCATGGGCGACGCGTTCGTGGACGTGCCGCCGCTGCCGGGCGCCTTCGTGGTCAACCTCGGCGAGCTCCTGGAGATCGCCACCGAGGGCTATCTGTCGGCGACCGACCACCGCGTCGTCTCGCCGCCCGGAGCGGTAGAGCGCTTCTCCGTGCCGTTCTTCTACAACCCCCGTCTGGACGCGCGGATCGAGACGGTCCCCGGCGCCTATCTGGCGCAGGCGCCGGGCGTCGCCCACAGCGCCGACAACCCGCTGCACGCCGAGTACGGACGCAACGAGCTCAAGGGGTGGCTGCGGGCGCACCCGCAGGTGGCCCGGGCACACCACCCGGAGCTGGCGGCCTGACGCGCCCCGGCGCCACGACCGCTCCGGCCGGGGCGTGCGCCGGCCGGGGCGTGCGGGGCGCCGTCCTCCCGCGGTCGGCGGCGCCCCGGAGGGAGCGGGGCCGGCTGCTCGGGGATAGGCGGCCCGGCTCCGCTTCCAGCTTGCGCCGTACTTCCGCGAAATGCACGGGCTCTGCGACCACTTAAAGTGGCCAATCCGGCTGCGGCAGGGCCGCCACGCGGGCGCCGAGGCAGGTGGGACGCATGTGGTCACCGGGTGTGACGGCCGCCCCTCGCCCGTCTACCGCGGTCGATCTACCGCCCCGGTATGACGCTCCCTCAGAGGGCTACGCCCGAAGTTCACAAGGGTTCAATCCCACGGTGAATGCCGTGCGGTACCGGCGATTCCTATGGTGTTCCGCACGCCGAGGGCAGAAGTCCTGCGGGGAACACCGAGGGAAGGAATGAATCCATGACCACGGCACGGGGGAAGTTCACGTTCGCGCACGCGGCGGTCGTCGCGATGGCCGTCACCGGAATCGGGGCCCTGCCCGCCCACGCCGCCCCCTCGGCGGCCGGAACCGCTCAGCAGGTCCCGGCGTCCACCGCCGCGCAGGACGCCGCCGCGTCCAAGAGCTACACGTACCTCTCCTTGGCAACGACCCGCACCCGGGGAAGCTGTACGTCTCGTAGGGCCGCGACGGGGGGAGCCGCACGCGCGGGGCCGGGGGCCCGCGCGTGCGGCCGTGTGTCCGCCCGGTGCCGGGCGGGGCGGGTGTGCCGGGCGCCGGCGGGGGCGCGGACGGGCTCTCAGCCCACGAACTCCTCCGCCCCGTACCGCACCTTCGCCTTCTTCCAGTCCACGCCCAGCCGGGCCGCGAACCGCTTGGCCAGCGGGAGGTCGGCCAGCGGGGCGATCAGGATGAGACGGCCGTCCCGGGCCGTCACCGAGCCGCCGCCGAGTTCGTCACGGGCCACCGGGTCCTCGACGAGGGCGTCGTGCAGGGCGCGCGGGGTGACGCCGGGGGCCTCGATGTCCACGGCGTTGGTCTGCGGCGAGTCGCGCGGCAGATGGCGGAAGGTGAGGACCGACTCCTGCTTGTACTGCTTGCGGATGACGTCCGCGATGTGGTGCAGCCCGTCGGCGCTGACGTGGTTGACGTCGAACTCGCGCGAGCGCTCGTAGGTCGTCTGCTTGAGGTCCGAGGACCAGAACACGCCGTCCAGCAGGGTGGAGCGGCCGGTGCGCGCGCCGTTGGCTTGGACGATCTCGCGCACCTCGCGGTCGAAGCGCCGCAGCGATTCCTTCAGCCGGGCGTCGTCGGGGTCGGTGATGACGGCGGTGTTGTCGGTCGCGAAGATCTCGGCCGTCACCGCGGCGTGGGACCCGCCGGCGTGGGACGCCGTCGCGGTGGCCGTGCCGGTGGCCGTCGCGGCCACCGTCAGGGTGCCCGCCGCGAACAGGATGCCGAACCGTCGATTCATGTGCGCGCAACTCCCTGTCGCGGGCCCCCGTGGGCCGAACGGTGCTGCGTCGGCCGACGCACCGGGATCACGGTAGAGGCTGGGCCGGGGCACTTTCCTGGATCTGCACCCATATGGCCGAGATTCGCCATCCCCGCCCCCGGTCCCAACGCGGCGGCTCCCGCCGGGTCCTCGCGCGCCCCCGGCGGGACCTCTCAGCGGCGGGGCGCCCTCAGAAGAACACCCCGCACCGCAGCAGCACGTTCGCGTACGGTCGCGCCTCCCCCGTCCGCACGACCAGCCGCGCCCCCGACGACAGCGCCTTCAACCGCTCGTGCGCGACCAATTCGAGCTCCGGGAAGCGCCCGGCCAGCAGACGGGCGGCGGCCGGGTTGGCCGCGTCCGTCTCGCGCGCCGCCGTGGCGCCCTCGACCACCAGCTCGGCCAGGAGCCCGTCGAGGACCTCGGCGAACGACGGCACCCCGGCCCGGAACGCCAGGTCGACCACGCGCGGGCCGGGCGGAATGGGCATGCCCGCGTCGCAGACCAGGACCCCGTCGCCGTGGCCCAACTCGGCCAGCGCGCCCGCGAGATGGCGGTTGAGGACGCCCGACCGCTTCATCGGGCGAAGACCTCGTCGGCGGTGGGGTACGACTCCTGCGCGCCGCGTCTGGTGACGGCGGCGGCCCCCACCCGTACGGCGAACGCGGCGGCCTCGGCCAGGTCCTCGCCCAGGCTCAGCCGCCAGGCGAGCGCCGCGGTGAAGGCGTCGCCCGCCCCGGTGGTGTCCACCGCGTCCACCTTCGGGCTCGGCACGCGGACGAAGGACTGCGTGCTCCCGGCGGCGACGAGGGCGCCCGCCGCGCCCAGGGTGATCACCACCGAGCGCGGGCCGCGCAGCAGCAGCGACCGGGCCCAGTCCTCGGGGGCCGGGCCCGCCGAGTCGCCGAGCAGGAAGCGGGCCTCGTGCTCGTTGACGATCAGCGGGTCGCAGGCCGCCAGCACCTCGGCCGGGAGCGGCCCCGGTGGTGAGGGGTTGAGGACGAAGCGGCTGCCGAAGGCGAGGCTGCGCACGGTCTCCACCACCGTCTCCAGCGGGATCTCCAGCTGCGCGGAGACCACCCGGGACGCCTGGAAGAGGCTGGCGGCGGCGTGCACGTCGGCGGGCGCCAGACGGGCGTTGGCGCCGGGCGAGACGACGATGCTGTTGTCGCCCGACGGGTCCACGGTGATCAGCGCGACCCCGGTGGGCGCCCCGCCGACCAGCATCCCGACCGTGTCGACCCCGGCGGCGCGCTGGGACTCGATGAGCAGCCGGCCGTGGCCGTCGTCGCCGACCCGGGCCAGCAGCGCGGTGCGCGCCCCGAGCCGGGCGGCGGCCACGGCCTGGTTGGCGCCCTTGCCGCCCGGGTGGACGGCCAGGTCCGAGCCGAGGACGGTCTCGCCGGGGGCGGGGCGCCGGTCGACGCCGATCACGAGGTCGGCGTTGGCGGACCCGACGACCAGAAGGTCGTAGTCGTACATCCCTGTCCTGCTTTCGCTGCGGGGCTCGGTGGCCGTGGTCACTGGAAGTCGGCGACGTTCTGCCGGGTGACGACCAGCACCTGGACCTTCACCGTGCTCTCCACCCGCTCGCCCCCGGCCGCCCGTACCGCGTTGCGGACGGCGATCCGGCCGAGTTCGGCGGGCTGTTGCGCGACCGACGCGTACAGCGTGCCCGCTGAGACCGCCTTCAGGCCATCGGGGGTGCCGTCGAAGCCGACCACGGCGACGGAGGAGCCCGCACGGGCGCCCAGTGCCTTGATCGCGCCGAGCGCCATCTCGTCGTTCTCGGCGAAGACCCCGGCCACGTCCGGGTGGGACTGGAGGAGGTTGGTCATCACGTCGAGGCCCTTGGTGCGGTCGAAGTCGGCGGGCTGACGGGCCACCACGGTGATCCCGGGGTACGCCGTGATGCCCTCGGCGAAGCCCTGCCCGCGCTCTCGGGAGGCGGAGGTGCCCGCGGTGCCCTGGAGGACGACGACGCTGCCCCGGCCGCCGAGCTTGTCGGCGAGGGCCTTGGCGGCGAGCCTGCCGCCCGCGACGTTGTCGGAGGCGACGAGGGTGGCGACGTCGGCCTTGTTGACGCCCCGGTCGGCGGCGACGACGGGAACGCCCGCCTTGTTCGCGGCCCGTACGGACGGGCCGACCGCGTCGGAGTCCACCGGGTTGACGATGATCGACTTCATGCCGGAGCCGGTGAAGTTCTGGATCTGGTTGGCCTGTTGGGAGGCGTCGTTCTGGGCGTCGGTGACGGTGAGGTCGATCCCGGCCGCCTTGGCCTCGGCCTCCGCCCCGGCCTTCATCTGGACGAAGAAGGGGTTGTTGAGGGTGGAGAGCGACATGCCCACCTTGGTCGACTTGCCGGACGCGCCCGGGTGGACGAAGGAGAGGGCGCCCAGCACGGCGGCCAGTCCCACCGCGCCCAGGGCCAGCTTGGCCGCCCCGCGCCCACCGCCGAAGCCGCCGGGCCCGGCGCCGCCCGCGCCCGGCACGGCCCCGGCGCGCCGGCGCAGGGTGTCGAGCAGGACGGCTAGGGCGATGACGACTCCGATGACCACCTGCTGCCAGAAGGCGGACACGGACAGCAGGTTGAGGCCGTTGCGCAGCACGGCGAGGATCAGCGCGCCGATCAGGGTGCCGGACGCCTTGCCGACGCCGCCGGACAGGCTGGCGCCGCCGATCACCACGGCCGCGATCGCGTCCAGCTCGTACCCCTGGGCGGCCTGCGGCTGGGCGGAGACCAGCCGGGAGGCCAGCACGATGCCCGCGACGGCCGCGAACAGGCCGGAGAGCGCGTAGATGGCGACCTTCTGCCGCTTGACCCGCAGCCCGGACAGCCGGGCGGCCTCCTCGTTGCCGCCGATGGCGTACATCGAGCGGCCCAGATACGTACGGGTCAGGATCAGGGCGGTGAGCAGGCCCATCGCCACCATCACCAGGACGGGGACGGGCAGATGGCCGCCGAGGGTGTCGCCGACGCGGGAGACGGACCCGGGGAAGGCGATCGGGCTTCCCTGCGAGATGACCAGGGACAGGCCACGGCCCACCGAGAGCATCGCCAGGGTGGCGATGAACGGCGGGAGCTTGCCGTAGGCGACGAGCGCTCCGCTGACCAGGCCGCAGGCGATGCCGGTGCCGACTGCGAACAGGACGGCCAGCCACACCGGCAGGCCCTGCTTGGTGGCCGTCCAGGCGAGCACGGTCGCGGAGAGCGCCGCCACCGATCCCACCGACAGGTCGATGCCCGCCGAGACGATCACGAAGGTGACGCCGAAGGCGAGGATCGCGGTGACGGCGGCCTGGACACCGACGTTGAGCAGGTTCTGGGTGGTGAGGAAGTCCCCGGAGAGCAGCGACATCGCCACCACGAGGACCACCAGGGCGCTGAGCGCGCCGTTGTCGAGCAGGAGACGGCGGAGCGCGGGGGCGCCACTCGCGCCCCGGGTGCTCTGGAGCGTGTCAGTGGCCACGGGAGCCCTCCACATCGTTCGTCGCTGGGGTGGGTACGGCCGCCGCGCCGACGGCGAGTTCCATCACGGCTTCCTGGGTGGCCAGGTGCGCGGGGAGCTCCCCGGCGATCCGGCCCTGGGCCATGACGAGCACCCGGTCGCTCATGCCGAGGACCTCGGGCAGATCGCTGGAGATCATGAGGACGGCGTGTCCGGAGGCGGTGAGTTCATTGATGAGCTGGTAGATCTCGACCTTGGCGCCGACGTCGATGCCCCGGGTCGGTTCGTCGAGGATGAGCACCTTCGTGTCGGCCAGCAGCCACTTGCCGATGACGACCTTCTGCTGGTTGCCGCCGGACAGGGTGCGCACCGGCTGCCCGAGCCCGGCCATGCGGACGCCCAGTTCCCCGGCGATCCGCGCGGCGGCGGTGCGTTGGCCCTTGCGGTCGACGAGTCCGGCGCGGGTGGCCGAGCGCAGGGTGACCAGGCCGAGGTTCTCCTGCACGGAGGCGTCCAGGACGAGGCCCTGGCCCTTGCGGTCCTCGGGGACGAGGCCGAGGCCGGCGTCCATCGCGGCGCCGACGTCGTGGCGGGGCAGCGGCGCGCCGCCGACGTGGACGGTGCCGCTGTCGTAGCGGTCGGCGCCGAAGACCGCGCGGGCGACCTCGGTGCGTCCGGCGCCGACCAGACCGGCCAGCCCCACGACCTCCCCGGCCCGCACCTCGAAGCCGACGTCGTGGAAGGCGCCGTCGCGGGTCAGTCCGCGCACCGAGAGCAACGGGGGCCCGGTGTCCGGGCGTTCGCGCGGGTAGTGCTGGTCGATGCCGCGCCCGACCATCAGCCGGACGAGTTCGTCCTGCGGGGTCGTGGCGGGCACCTGGCCGACGCTGCGGCCGTCGCGCAGCACGGTGACGCGGTCGCCCAGGGCCGCGATCTCGTCGAGGTGGTGGGTGATGAAGACGACGCCGACGCCGTCCGCGCGCAGTGCGCGCACGATGGCGAAGAGCTTGTCGACCTCCTCGGAGGTGAGGACGGCGGTCGGCTCGTCCATGATCAGTACGCGGGCGTCCAGGCTGAGCGCCTTGGCGATCTCCACCATCTGGAGCCGGGCGATGCCCAGTTCGCGCACGCGCGTCCGGGGTGCGACGTCGACGCCCACCCGTTCCAGGAGCGCGGCGGCCTCCGCCTCCATCCGGCGGCGGTCGATCAGGCCGTAGCGGCGCGGCTGGCGGCCCAGGAAGACGTTCTCGGCGACGGTGAGGTCGGGGACGAGGTTGAACTCCTGGTGGATGGTGGCGATCCCGAGCCGCTCGGCGTCCTGGGCGCCGTGGACGCGCACCTCCTCGCCGCCGACGAGGACGCGTCCGGCGTCGGGGCGGTGGACGCCGGAGAGCATCTTGATCAGGGTGCTCTTGCCGGCGCCGTTCTCGCCGAGCAGGACGTGCACCTCGCCGCGGCGCAGCTCGAAGTCGACGCCGTCCAGCGCGACGACGCCGGGGAACTCCTTGCGCACGCCTTCGACGCGCAGCAACTCGTCGGTGCCGCTCATGGCCTGCTCCTGGACGTACGGTCGGGGGCGGATCCGTCCGGCGCGGCCTCGCCGCAGGAGCGGCGGACCACCAGACGGGCGGGCAGGGTGACCGGTTCGGGGGTCCGTCCCTCGATGCGGTCGACGAGCGCGCGGACCGCGGCGCGGCCGAGCTCGCCGGTGGGCTGGGCGATCGCGGTGATCGGCGGATCGGTGTGCACGAACCAGGGGATGTCGTCGAACGCGGCGAGCCCGATGTCGTGCGGCACCCGCAGCCCGCGGGCCCGGATGGCGTCGAGCGCGCCGAGCGCCATCAGGTTGTCGGCGGCGAAGACCACGTCGGGCGGCTCGGGCAGGGCGAGGAAGCGTTCGGTGGCCCGGCGCCCGCTGTCGGCCTGGAAGTCGCCCTGGCCGATGTGGGCGTCGGGCAGCGGGAGGTGGTGCTCGCGCAGGGCGTCCCGGAAGGCCGCGACGCGTTCGCTGCCGGTGGTGGTGGCCGCCGGACCGGCGATGATGGCGAGCCTGCGGTGGCCGAGTCCGTGCAGATGGGCGACCAGGTCGCGGATGGCGGCGCGGCCGTCGGCGCGGACGACGGGGACGTCCACGCCGGGGATCCAGCGGTCGACGAAGACCATGGGGGTGCCCGCGCGGGCCGCCTCCAGCATCAGCGGCGAGCCGCCGTCGGTGGGCGAGACCAGCAGTCCGTCGATGCGCCGGTCGAGCAGGGTGCGGACGTGGTGGTCCTGGAGTTCGGGGCGCTCGTCGGCGTTGCCGATGATGACGCTGTAGCCCAGCGCGCGGGCCTCCTCCTCGACCGAGCGGGCCAGCTCGGTGAAGTACGGGTTGAGCACGTCGCTGATGACCAGGCCGAGGGTGCGGGTCTGGTCGGTGCGCAGGGACCGGGCGACGGCGTTGGGCCGGTAGCCGAGCGCGTCGACGGCGGCCAGGACCCGCGCGCGTGCGTCGGGGCTGACGGAGGGGTGGCTGTTGAGGACGCGCGAGACGGTGGCGACGGACACCCCCGCCCGTGCCGCGACGTCCTTGATGCTCGCCATGTGCGGGACCACCTCCGCTGCGGACCCGGGGTCCGGGACCTCTTGGAATCGATTACACGGAGGATTGGAATCGATTACACGCCACTCGGCAACCCCCTTCCCGCCCTCCGAGATCCGATCGTGATGACCGCCCGCCAGGCCGGGCGCCGCCCGACGGCCCGGACGGGCGGCTCCGGCAGCGACCGATTCCCACCGCCTCCGCCCACCAACTACTGGTGCTGGTGCGGCAGTTGATGAAAACTCTCCCCCTGTCACGTACCGAGGAACGCTCTTCCACTCGTCGCGCGCCGGCCGCGCCGGCCCGCGTAAGGAGCCGTCCATGCGTACAGGAAGAACCGGAAGGCTACGCGCCGCCGCCGTCGCGGTCCTGGCGGTCGCCGGGCTGCTGGCCCCCGCGGGCCACGCCGCAGGGGCCGCGGCCCACGAGGCCGGGGCCGAGACGCAGGAGGCCGGGGTCCAACAGGCCGGGGCCGGGACGCAGGAGGAGGACGACGACGCGGGCCCGGCCGCACCCGCCGAGTACAGCTACCTCCAGAAGGCGGTGCCGGGCCTGCCGCTGCCCCGGCACGCCTACGACACGGCCGCAGCCCAGGCCGAGGCGCTCCCGGCCACCGGCGGCACCTGGCAGGGCGTCGGCCCCACCAACATCGGCGGCCGGGTCACCTCCCTCGCCCTCGACCCGCGCCACCCCGACACCCTGTACGCGGCGGCGGCCAGCGGCGGGGTGTGGCGCTCGACGGACGCGGGGCGCACCTTCGCGCCCGCCTGGCCCGAGCGCGGCACCCAGGCCATGGGCGCGCTCGCCACCGCCCCCGACGGCACCCTGTACGCGGGCACCGGCGAGCCCAACCCGGGCGGCGGCAGCGTGACGTACGAGGGCACCGGCGTCTACCGCTCCACCGACCAGGGCCGCAGCTGGCGGGCCGTGGGGCTGCGGGACTCGGGCGCGGTCGGCGCCCTCGCGGTGGACCCGCGCCGCCCGCGCCGGATCCTGGCGGCGGCCACCGGCTCGCTCTACAACGGGGGCGGCGACCGGGGCGTCTACCTCTCCGACGACGCGGGCGGCTCGTGGCGGCGGGTGCTGGACGTGCCCAACGCCTTCACCGGCGCGGTCGACGTCCAGCGCGACCCGGCGGACCCGGACCGCGTCTACGCGGTGCTCTGGGACCACCGGCGCGTACCGGACCGGCGCACCTACGGCGGTACGGGCTCCGGCGTCTACCGCTCCGACGACGGCGGCCGTCACTGGCACCGGCTCGGCGGCGGGCTGCCCACCGCCGACTCGGGCCGCATCGGCCTGGGTGTCGCCGCCTCCGCGCCCGGCCGTCTGTACGCCCTGGTCGGTGCGACAGACGGCGCGTTCGGCTCCTTCCTCACCTCGGCGGACCACGGGGAGCACTGGACGAAACTGCCCGACAGCGCGGTGCTCACCGACTCCCAGTCGAGCTATTCGTGGTGGTTCGGCAAGGTGTGGGTCGACCCGGCCGACGCCGGACACGTCCACGCGGCCGGGGTGGGCCTGCTGACCACCGAGGACGGCGGGGCGACCTGGACCAGCGAGGAGGACGCGGTCCACGCCGACCAGCACGCGATGATCTGGGACCCGCGCCACCCCGGCCGGGTCTATCTGGGCAACGACGGCGGCGTCTACCGCTCGGACGCGCGCGGCGACGGCGGCTGGACCAAGGCGGTGTACGAGCCGTGGACCCAGCTCTACACGGTGGCGGCCACCCCGCAGGACCCCGCCCGCATCTCCGGCGGCGCGCAGGACAACGGCTCGATCCGCTCCTGGGGCGGCGACCGGTTCAACGAGTACCTGGGCGGCGACGGCCTCCAGAACCTCATCGACCCCACCGACCCCGACCGGGTGTACGCCTGCTACCAGTACGGCAACTGCTTCCGCTCCACGGACGGCGGCGCCACGCTGAGCGAGTACACCGACTCCACCACCGCCGAGCGGCGCAACTGGCTCACCCCCGTCCAGTTCGACCCGGTCGACCCCCGGGTCCTCTACTACGGCGGCGACCGCCTCAACCGGTCCGCCGACGGCGGCGCGACCTGGCAGCCGATCAGCCCCGACCTCACCGGCGGCCCCGGCCGCGACAGCTATCCGTACGGCACGATCACCACGGTCGCCGCCGCGCGGGACGGCCGTACCGTGTGGGCGGGCACGGACGACGGACGGGTGTGGGTGACCCGCGACCTCGGCGCCCACTGGACGCGGGTGCTCTCGGGTCAGCCCTGGGTGACCCGGATCGCGGTGGACCCGGCCGATCCGGCGACCGCGTACGTCTCGCTCTCCGGCTACCGCTCGGGCTCAGCGCAGCCGCATCTGCTGCGGACCCGGGACGCGGGGGCGAGATGGGCCGATCTGTCCGGAAACCTTCCCCAGGCGCCGGTGAACGACGTGGTGCTCACTGGCCGGAACACGCTCTACGCCGCCACCGACCAGGGGGTGTTCGTGAGCGGGCGCGGCGGCTGGCGGCGGCTGGGCGGCGGGCTGCCGCTGGTGCCGGTGTCGGACATCACATACGACCCGGCCGGGCACCGTCTGGTGGCCGCGACCTTCGGCCGCGGCTTCTACACCCTCCGCACCCCGTAAGCGATCTGACGCACCATCAGGCCCCCGCCGGTCCGTCCGGCGGGGGCCTTTTCGCGCGGGCGCGGCAGTGGCCGGTTCCGATGAGTCGGGCCGGGGTACTCCCCCGATGAATTCTCGCCATGTACCGTTCAAACGCGCGTGGTCCGGACGTACCCCAACTGCCGTTCTACGCGCGCAGACTGGGCGCCCGCACCGCCTCTCCCCCACCCCTCATGGAGGTAGCAGGATGCTCCGAACCCGGAGTTCCACACGGCCACGGCTGACGATCGCCACCACACTGGCCGTGTTCGGTCTGCTGGGCGGCGGCACCGCCGCCCTCGCGGCCACCGCACCGACCGGCGCCGCGCCGACCGCCGCCGCGGCCACCGCACCGCACCGCGTGCTCTTCGACAACTCGAAGGCCGAGACCGCCGGCAACGCCGACTGGATCATCAGCACCAGCCAGCCCGACCCGCTGGGCCAGAAGGCCAATCCCTCGGCGGAGACCGACTGGACCGGTGCGCTCTCCTCCTGGGGCGTCGCGCTCCAGAAGACGGGCAACTACTCCCTCAAGACGCTGCCGTCGGGCAACACCATCACGTACGGCACGTCCTCGCCGCTGGACCTGCAGAACTTCGACACGTTCGTGCTCCCCGAGCCCAACGTGCTCCTCTCGGCGGCGGAGAAGACCGCCGTCATGAAGTTCGTGCAGAACGGCGGAGGTCTCTTCATGATCTCCGACCACACCGGCTCCGACCGCAACAACGACGGCGCCGACGCGGTCAAGGTCCTCAACGACCTGATGACCAACAACAGCGTGGACAGCACCGACCCGTTCGGCTTCTCCGTCGACGCGCTCAACATCGCCAACGACAACCCCAGGGCCATCTCCAGCACCACCGACCCGGTGCTGAACGGATCCTTCGGGAAGGTCACCGGCAGCATCATCCGCAACGGCACCACCGTCACCCTCAAGCCCGCCGACAACCCGGCGGTCAAGGGCCTGGTGTACCGGACCGGCTCCTCGGGCAACACCGGCGCCTTCTTCGCGACCAGCACCTTCGGCAGCGGCCGGGTGGCGTTCTGGGGCGACAGCTCGCCGATCGACGACGGCACCGGCCAGCCCGGCAACACCCTCTTCGACGGCTGGGACGACCCGGCGGGCACGGACGCGGCCCTCGCCCTCAACGGTACGGAGTGGCTCTCCGGCGCCGCCGGTTCGGGCGGCACGGGCGGTACCGGCGGCACCGGTGGCGGAGGCGGCGGCACCTGCACCGCGGCCCAGCTGCTCGGCAACCCCGGCTTCGAGTCCGGCGACTCGGTGTGGTCCGGCAGCAGCGGGGTCATCACCACCGACTCCGGCGAGGCCGCGCACACCGGCACGTACAAGGCATGGCTGAGCGGCTACGGCTCGGCGCACACCGACACGCTGTCCCAGACGGTGACGGTACCGGCGGGCTGCACCAGCGCCAGGCTCAGCTTCTACCTGCACGTCGACACCGCCGAGACCACCACCACGACGGCGTACGACACGCTCAAGGCGCAGGTGACCGACGCGGGCGGGACGGTCCTCTCCACGCTCGCCACCTACTCCAACCTCAATGCCGCGAACGGCTACCAGCAGCGCACCTTCGACCTGAGCGGCTACGCCGGGCAGACGGTGACGCTGAAGTTCACCGGCACCGAGGGCTCCACGCTGCAGACGTCGTTCGTCATCGACGACACCGCGCTCGACGTGAGCTGACACCAGCCGACCGCCGACGGCCGCCGCCCGCCCCGCTCCGGGGTGGGCGGCGGCCGTCGTTCGTGCGGCGGGCCCGTCACGGACCTTGTCTTGTCGGCCGCCGCTCATTACCTTCCCGTAACCACCCCGCACACCATTGTCATGCTCTCCACAAGCTCACACCGGAGTGACGATGTCCGTTTCCCGTACGCTCGGTTCCCTGGCGGCCGTCGCGGCCCTCGTCGCGGCCGGGACGCCCGCCTCCGCCACCGGCGCGTCCGCGTCCGGAGCCACCGCCCTGCGCGAGGTCATGTTCGTCGGCAACAACTGGGACGGCACCGCCGACGTCGTGGCGTCCGGCGGCGACTTCGCCAGGATCGGCCGGGTCAACGTGATCCCCGACAAGGACCAACGGCTCACCGAGATCTACCTCAACCCCATCAAACTCGCCTACTTCCTGGGCATCCGCCAGGGTCCCGGCGAAGGGCACGACCAGTTCGTGGACGACATGTACACCACGCCCGACGGCTCGGCCGTGGTCGTCTCGCGCCCCAGCTTCGCCGACGTCGTCTCCATCGACCTGGCCACCGGCCGCGTCAACTGGCGCTTCCCCGTGTCGGGTTACCGCTCGGACCACATGGCGGTCTCCCCCGACGGCACCGAGGTCGCCGTCTCCGCCTCCACCTCCAACACCGTGCACGTCCTCGACATCACCACCGGCCGGCAGCTCGGCTCGTTCGCGACCGG includes:
- a CDS encoding WD40/YVTN/BNR-like repeat-containing protein is translated as MRTGRTGRLRAAAVAVLAVAGLLAPAGHAAGAAAHEAGAETQEAGVQQAGAGTQEEDDDAGPAAPAEYSYLQKAVPGLPLPRHAYDTAAAQAEALPATGGTWQGVGPTNIGGRVTSLALDPRHPDTLYAAAASGGVWRSTDAGRTFAPAWPERGTQAMGALATAPDGTLYAGTGEPNPGGGSVTYEGTGVYRSTDQGRSWRAVGLRDSGAVGALAVDPRRPRRILAAATGSLYNGGGDRGVYLSDDAGGSWRRVLDVPNAFTGAVDVQRDPADPDRVYAVLWDHRRVPDRRTYGGTGSGVYRSDDGGRHWHRLGGGLPTADSGRIGLGVAASAPGRLYALVGATDGAFGSFLTSADHGEHWTKLPDSAVLTDSQSSYSWWFGKVWVDPADAGHVHAAGVGLLTTEDGGATWTSEEDAVHADQHAMIWDPRHPGRVYLGNDGGVYRSDARGDGGWTKAVYEPWTQLYTVAATPQDPARISGGAQDNGSIRSWGGDRFNEYLGGDGLQNLIDPTDPDRVYACYQYGNCFRSTDGGATLSEYTDSTTAERRNWLTPVQFDPVDPRVLYYGGDRLNRSADGGATWQPISPDLTGGPGRDSYPYGTITTVAAARDGRTVWAGTDDGRVWVTRDLGAHWTRVLSGQPWVTRIAVDPADPATAYVSLSGYRSGSAQPHLLRTRDAGARWADLSGNLPQAPVNDVVLTGRNTLYAATDQGVFVSGRGGWRRLGGGLPLVPVSDITYDPAGHRLVAATFGRGFYTLRTP
- a CDS encoding hydrolase yields the protein MLRTRSSTRPRLTIATTLAVFGLLGGGTAALAATAPTGAAPTAAAATAPHRVLFDNSKAETAGNADWIISTSQPDPLGQKANPSAETDWTGALSSWGVALQKTGNYSLKTLPSGNTITYGTSSPLDLQNFDTFVLPEPNVLLSAAEKTAVMKFVQNGGGLFMISDHTGSDRNNDGADAVKVLNDLMTNNSVDSTDPFGFSVDALNIANDNPRAISSTTDPVLNGSFGKVTGSIIRNGTTVTLKPADNPAVKGLVYRTGSSGNTGAFFATSTFGSGRVAFWGDSSPIDDGTGQPGNTLFDGWDDPAGTDAALALNGTEWLSGAAGSGGTGGTGGTGGGGGGTCTAAQLLGNPGFESGDSVWSGSSGVITTDSGEAAHTGTYKAWLSGYGSAHTDTLSQTVTVPAGCTSARLSFYLHVDTAETTTTTAYDTLKAQVTDAGGTVLSTLATYSNLNAANGYQQRTFDLSGYAGQTVTLKFTGTEGSTLQTSFVIDDTALDVS